Below is a genomic region from Candidatus Chlorobium masyuteum.
GATCCTGTTCCTGGGCTATAAGCATAGTCTCTCTGGTCTGAAATATTACTGTTTTACCGCTAACGTGCTGTAAATCCTCTCAAGCTCATGTGCTTTCAGAGCTCTTTTCTTTTCATTTGCGGTGGTCCGGACAATCGGAAGCAGATGATTGGCTTCGTTTCTTGTTATCACGAGCCCCTTACCTGAAAAATAGTGCTGCAGGGCAGCGCTTCCCGAGTGTTTTCCGATCACCAGCTCGTGATGTTCCCTGCCAACCTGATCCGGGAGAAAGGGCTGGTAGGAGAGTGGATGCTTCAGAAGAGCAGCGCAGTGAATGCCCGATTCATGCTGAAACGCGGACTTTCCGACAACCGGTTTCTGATCCTGAATCACTCTTCCTGATGCTTTGCTGACGGTTGCGCAGAGTCGCGAAAGCTTCGTCATATCAATACGGGTATCATACTTTCCGGAGAGTTCAAGCGCTACGCTCAGCTCTTCAAGTGCAGCATTTCCCGCCCGCTCCCCGAGTCCGGTGACCGAGACACTGACGGCACTGCATCCGGCTTCAAGAGCGGTAAATGCATTGGCTGTAGCCATTCCGAGATCATTGTGTGCATGAAATTCAAGTGCCGCCGGACTGGCTGATTTCAGGAGTCCGACAAGCGTCATAACCGATACCGGATTGGCAATGCCGACCGTATCGGCAATCCGTATCCGGTCTGCGCCGCATGCATCGGCATCGAGAATAAACTGTTTCAGCAGTTCAGGCTCCGCCCTTGTTGCATCCTGGGCGCCCACAGTGACATAGGTGAAATATTTTTTTGCTTTCGGGACGAGTTCATGTAACTGCTGCTGTACCCATGCATAATCCTTTTCCATGAGCTGGAGGTAGAGCGCTGATACAGGAAAACTGATATGTACACCTTCAGTGCCGCAACGGCATGCATCCTCTATATCCTGCCATTTTGCCCTTGCCCAGGATGAAAGACGAAGCGGAAGCTGCCGGGAGACTATCTTTCTGATGCTTTGGCGCTCCTCTTCACTGATGGCAGGGTACCCCACCTCAAGTTCGTTGACTCCGGTATCAGCCAGCTCCAGGGCGATTTCCATTTTTTCCGCACTGCTGAATACTACTCCCGGAGCCTGTTCACCATCCCTCAGGGTTGTATCGATAATCCAGGGCCTGATGCCGGATTTTGATGGTATGGAGCCGGATGTATGCATAAGAGTCCTTTATTCTGTCAGCAGGTCACTTCGGAAAAAGTAAAGTACGGTAATTGTGTTTATTTAGGCAATCTACCTTTTTACACTAAATAAATCAGGTCTATAAGGTAAAATATAGTAATAAATCAGACAATAATGTTGATTTGTGTGTTTATTTTTGCCAAATAGCCTTTTCCGGGGGATTATTTCAGGTTCGGGGAGTGATTTGAAGAGCAGGGAGCGGATTGAGATACATGCCCGGTATGAGTCATACAATCCGGGAATTGAGCGTGCAGATTGTATGACCTTTCAGTCCGGGCGATGTCTGTTATTCGGCGAGTTTTGGCAGGAAGGAGAGATCGACGCAGTATCGCTTCGGGTTGCTCCGGTCGATGAACACCCGTATCCGCCTGTTCTGGATGTACTGCGTCGGATCGTACCAGAGGTTGTCGCTTTTGAAAACATGGATCTCTGATGTTGCGGGATTCTTCCACTGCGTTATGACCTGAAACGGGCAGTTCCCGTTGACTGAAACGGCGGTATTCATTACAACCGACTGAAACTCTGTCTCAACAGAGGTGCCTTGCTCTCTGAGGGAGTCGTTTTTCTTTCCTTTGAGCATGGGGACGAGGAAGATACCTGCGCCAATGATGAAGAACACCCCTCCCAACCCGCCGAGAATTATGGAGCCTGCCCAGAGTGAAAAGAAATCATTGATTTGAGCTTTTTGAGGGTCATCAGGCAGGTAGAGCAGCTCGACCTTTTCGCCTTCCGAGTAGGCAGGAGGATTGCTGCCTGTTGATGAGATGAACACCTGCGGTGAACCATTTCCATCAGTAAAACGAATGACAGGCCGGTATATTTTTGAATTATGTGAAATGTTTGAACTGCCGGACCAGGATTCGATGAGGTGCACAACACTACCCTCTGTTGTTACGGCTTTTGAGAGGAATGTGCGGGTATTGTCACTGATCCAGAAGGTGCCCAGGAGCATGGCAATGCCAAAAGTCGTGAAGAGATATTTGATGATTGTAAGAACTTTCATGGTTTTCTCCGGGTGTGTTGACTTAATGCAAAATCGTCAGGTCTGAAAGCAGGTCATTTCAGTTTTATCGTAAATCTGACTGTACGGCATGTATATTTCCATAAATGATATCGTACGGTGTTACTCTTCTGCCTCCGGCAAAGCCGGACCAATGTCGGCAGTCTCGCTATGGAAACCGGTGTATTATGAAAGGTAAAAAAAGTTTGCGTAAAGTCCGGGCAGCTCACCCGACCGTGAAGCCGATAAAAAAGGTGATGCGGAACATTTCAAAAACCATAGGGCAGCCTGCCGGTACACTCCAGCACATCGGAGAGCAGAAAACCGATTTCCCGGCCATAACGGTTTTTGGTTACGATTCAGATCACGAATTTCACATGCCGCTCAAGAGCATTGCGGAATGTGCAGAATTAAAGGATAAGCAGAAGGTTCTCTGGGTGAATATTGATGGTCTGCATGATGTGTCGGTCATTGAAGCGCTTGGCAAGCTTTTCGATATCCATCCGCTTACCCTCGAAGATATTCTGCATACCGAGCAGCGCTCCAAAATAGAGGACTTTGAACACTACCTTTTTCTTGTGTTCAGAGCACTTGATTATGATGCTCAAACAGGCGAGATCACTGAAGAGCAGATGAGTCTGGTGATCGGCAGTAATTTTGTTCTGACGTTCCAGGAAAAACCGGGAGACATGTTTGACGCTCTCAGGGCAAGGATAACAAGCACCGGGACATCAATCAGAAAGCGGGGAGCGGACTACCTTGCCTATGCTCTGATTGATGCTATCGTCGACAGTTATTTTGTGATACTTGAGCAGCTTGAAAGCCGGATTGAACTTCTCGACCAGGAGCTGTTTGAAACCTCAGGGCGTGATACGTTTGAGTCTATCTATCTACTGAAGAAGGAGCTTATTCTTTTAAGAAAATCGGTAAGACCGATGAGGGAGATCATCAACAGTATCAGCAGGGAGCACTATACGGTCATTGATGATGAAGCTACCTGGCCTTTTTTCAGGGATGTCTACGACAATGTCATTTTTATCAATGAAACCATTGAAACCTATCGTGATATCGTTATCGGCATGTACGATACATGGCTTGCCATTGTCAATAACCGGATGAACGAAATCATGAAGGTGTTGACCACCATCGCTACGGTATTTATGCCGCTCTCTTTTATTGCCGGAGTCTACGGAATGAATTTTCGTTCGATGCCGGGACTCGAATGGCAGTGGGGATTCTTTGTCCTGCTTGGATTCATGGGGATGATTGTTGCCGGAATGATGGTTTACTTTCGGACAAGAAAGTGGTTTTAGGGTGCCTTTGAACGTAATAAGGCGAGCTGCCCCGATGGTAATAATCGATAATAAAAAGCTATTCGGAGCGGTAATACGGAAAATCACCGGGAGGAAAGGGTGTTTTATCGTCTCTTATTCATTATGTTAAAAAACTGAAGTTTAAGTCTGTAACCTGCATATGGCCTGAACTCTTTTGAAACAGGGATTTCATGTTTGTTGCAGGTACATCATTCTCCTCAGGGAGCCGGGTTTTTCCCCGGCAGATTGCTGCATCCGGATTTCAACTCTTCACACCCTCAAAGTGCTGATTTTTTGCTGAAGTTCCTGATGTTATTAACTTTCAGGAACATGATGAGCTTTTGACTGAGCGGAGCCGGAACCATCCGAAACAGGCATGGCTTTCGGAGAATGCTAACATAAACGATTGAATGTAGTGGCAAGACAGCAGCGGTTTAACCGAAAATCAAAGAGCCCCGTCGCGGGCAAGAGGTCGCGGCAGACTTCGTCGCATACCGGCGAGCGGGTAAGGGCAAATGATCATATTCTGATCAACGAATTTTTGTTCAGACGGGGTGAAAGTTCACTTGCAGCTGAAATTATCACCTTTTTTACCGACCATGAGGGTGAACGGTTCCGGTCGGTTGATCTGGCCAAAGTCCTTGGATATACGGAGTCAAAGCAGCTTCCCGGTTTCTGGTATGTACTCCACAAGCTTCAGGAGGAGGGTACGGTTGACAAGGATTCCAACCGCTGTTACGGAATGTCGGGTGTGGATGCGGCAACCTATGAAGACCATCTTGTTCATATAAAGCCTTTTCCCGTGCCCGGAAAGGAGCAGTACAAGGTGGACAAGAGCTATACCGGTCGACTCATCACCCATCCCAACGGTTACGGTTTCATTGATGTCGAGGGATTTGATGATGATGTGTTCATCAAGGCGGGTGACCTGAATTTTTCCATTCATGGTGATGAAGTCGAGGTACTGGTTACCAAGGTTCCTGATACCTACTCTTCGAAATCCACACCCCATCAGCGCTGCGAAGGTCTTGTTCAGCGAGTTATTTCCCGCCGCATCACCACCATTGTCGGTACGCTCGTAAAGTCAGGCCGCAGGTTCACCCTCAAGGCTGACGAGAGGAAGCTGCTTCCTGAAATCGTTGTGCCGATCCGTCTCTCCGCAAAAGCAAAGGCTGGTCAGAAGGTACTGGTCGGTGAGCTTGATTTTACCGGGGAAGGGGTAATACAGGCCAAGGTGCTCGAAGTGCTTGGCCAGGCCGGTGATTCATCGGTTGAGGTGAGCGCAATTGCACGCAGTAAAGGCATTGATGAAACCTTTGACAAACAGATTGTTGATTTTGCCTCATCCATCCGTGAAGGTATTACCGAAAAGGATCTTGAAGGACGCCTTGATATCCGCGACAAAGTTGTCTTTACTATCGATCCTGTTGATGCAAAAGACTTCGACGATGCGCTCTCTGTTGAGACGCTTGAAGATGGACTTTACCGAATAGGCGTACATATTGCCGATGTTTCGCATTATGTGCCCGAAAACTCTCCGCTGGATCGCGAGGCACTCAAACGGGCAACCTCGGTCTATCTGGTGGACCGTGTCATTCCCATGCTGCCTTCCCGGCTTTCCGAAGAGATATGCAGTCTCAATCCCGGTGTTGACCGGATGGCATTTTCGGTCTTTTTTACCATGACCGGAGAGGGGGAAGTCCGCAAGCACGAGTTTCAGAAAACGGTCATCCACAGCAAGCGCCGCTATGCCTATGAAGATGTTGAGGAGATTCTGAAGAAGGGCAAGGGTGATTTTTCAGACGAACTTAAGCTGCTTGACCGTATCAGCGTATTGCTTCGTGAAAAGCGCTTCAAACATGGCGGTCTGGACTTTGAAACCGAAGAGGTTCGTTTCAAGCTCGGCAGCAAGGGTGAACCGCTTGAGGTGATGAGAAAAGAGCGGCTCGGCAGTCACCGGCTTATTGAGGAGTTTATGCTGCTTGCCAACCGCAAGGTGGCAGAGTATCTGACCCGCACCTTCAAGGAGAACAAAAAAGAGGCCCAGCCGGTCATCTACCGTGTGCACGGCTCTCCACAGCAGGAGAAGGTGATCATTCTCTCCAACTTCGTCAAACGGTTCGGCTTTGATCTCAAGCTCAACCGTGGCAAAGAGGGGCCGATTGTTACCGCCAAGGCTCTCCGTCAGCTCCTGCAGCAGGTCAAGGGAACCAATGTCGAGTTTCTCGTAAGCGAGCTTGTGCTCCGCTCCATGTCAAAAGCGGTTTATACCGGCGACAATCTTGGCCATTTCGGTCTCGGGTTCGAGCACTATACCCACTTTACTTCACCCATCAGGCGCTATCCGGATCTTATTGTACACCGCCTGCTCTTTGAGTATGAGGGTCTCAGAAAGAAACGCCGCAAAATCACAAGCGCGCGCCTCGCGGAGCTGACCGATAAAATCCAGACCGTCTGCCAGATATCCAACGAGCGCGAGAAAAGTGCCGTCGAAGCTGAACGCGAATCCATCAAGCTCAAGCAGGTGGAGTATATGGCAAGTCATGTCGGCAAGGTCTATCCCGGTGTTATTTCCGGTGCAACCGACTACGGTATCTATGTCAGAATGGTTGATTTTGCTATCGAGGGGATGGTGCACATGCGCAACCTTACCGACGATTATTACGAATATGATGAGGCTACCTACTCACTTGTCGGCAAACGCCGCAAGAAGCGCCTCCAGATCGGTCAACGCGTCAAGGTTATGGTCCACAGCGTCGATATTCAGCGCCGTACCATCGATCTTGCCATCGATGACAGCAAATCTGACACGAAATCAGCCGAATCGTAACTCTAAGCAGTGTCATTTCGAATCCTCCCGACAGGTCGGGGGGGGGGTGAGAAATCTTGATTCCGATTGACATGAGATCCCTCACTGCGTTCGGGATGACAAAAGAGGAGGGTTCAAGATGACACAGAGGGAGGGTTCGGGATGATAACCCGGAATCCTTTTCCTCTGGTGGGCCATCCATTCCATTCACAGGGCAAAAACACAGGTTTGCCCCCTACAGTATTCGTGGATAACCCTCTTTTTTCCCTGATCCAAAATTCAGAATTCAAAATCCGGAATCTCTTCAAATCGGGCGATGTATCGGTTCACATCGAACTTCCTTGCGCAGCCGGATGCGTTCATATAGCGGATTTTGCCGTAAACCGGCCGCTCAAACCATGGGCGGTCATGCACTCCGCCGATTGACCATGCAATTCCTGTATAGCCGTTTGGATCCCTTCCATCAAGAGCGTAGCGGTCATTGAGTGCAATGGCTGTTTCAAAGGCCTGTTCCGCACTTTCACTCCATTCAAGAATCTTCTTTGCCCAGTACATGCGCATGTAGCCGTGAATTTTACCGGTTGTAACCAGCTCAAGCTGAGCTGAGTTCCATAACCGTTCGTGTGTGGCCCCCTCTTCAAACTCTTTTTGTGAATAGATGTAATCCCGGTGATCTGCAGCATGTTTTATGAGTGACTCTTTTGCCCAGGTCGGGCAGCCATCTAAGGAGTCGTAGCGGTCATTATAGAAGCAGTAGTTATCCGAAAGCTCCCTGCGAACGATCAACTCTTCAAGAAAAGCGCTTCTGCTCTCATCCGGCACGCTGCTTTCTGAAGCCTGAAGTGCAATAAACTGCGCACTGATCTGACCGAAATGGAGGTAGGGAGAGAGATTGGAGAGGACACCGCTGTTCGGATCATTGCGCCGTTCTGCATAGGTAGAGAGTCTGTTTTTGAGAAATGATTCAAGGCAGTGAGCCGCAGCCTCCTCTCCCGGTTTAAGCCAATCGACAGGCGCCACCTGGTGGTCAGCTTTCAGGCTGCTGCGGATCCCGTTCCAATCAACAGGAAGCGATTCAGTTGTTGCATCAAGCGGTTCAAGCTGAGGGAATCCGGTCAGAAACTCGCCGAGCAGGCTCTTGATTTTCGGCCGGAATGTTCTGGCTGCATACTCCTGTTTGCCGGATGCGATCCGGCAGGGAACAATGTTATGAGCGTCGACTTCATAGAGCGGCAGCGTGAGCTGAGCTCCAAGCGTTGTTTTCCACTTTCTGCTGATTTTCAGTGGCGAAAAGTCGGTAACCACAACTCCGGCCTTCATCTTACGGGCGAAGCGGGAAAGCTCGATTTCCGGTTCACCCTGCAGGAGATAAAAGGGAATGTTCAGTCTCCGGAGCGCTCCTTCAACCTCCTGAAGCCCTTTAAGCATGAAGTCGTAATGGCGGAGTGGGGCATTGAGAAAGGATGGTGCAAGGGTGAAAACCACCATCAGCGGCTGCTGCAACAGTTCTCCCTTTTTTCGGGCAAACAGGAGTGCCCAGTTATGCCGGACCCGCTGGTCACGTGACATCCAGTAGATGACCGGGCCGCTCCTATCCCGGCAGTTATTGAGGAGTGTTATACGGCGGGGATCAATCATGAGCAAGGCCGGAAATACGGAGAAAATTGTTGATAAGCTGTATCCCTGTTGCGGTGTACTCATGCCGGAATGATTCAAACTGTTCGATCAGGGCCGTGCGATCCATGCTTTTCAGGTCGGCATCAAGAGCAAGCCATGACAAAAACATGCTCAATGTCATTTCAGCATGGCATTGCAATCCATAAGCTTTTTCTCCAGCCTTTACAGCCTGTATCGGGCAGAGCCTGCCGGAGGCAAGCAGCTTCATCCCCGCAGCAAGTTCAACCGTCTCTCCATGAAGCTGAAAGACCCTGATACTCTCTGAAAGCCCACAAAAAAGAGGGTCTTCTTTTCCTTCGGCTGTGAGCAGCATGCGGTACTCTTCGCCTTCCTGATCTGTAAACCCGATCTCCTGAACGGGGCATTTCAGCACCTTTCCGCCTCCCGCTTTAACCAGCGTCTGCATGCCGAGGCAGATGCCGAGGTAGGGGATCTCTTCCTGAAGCGCGACCTCTATCCGGGCGAGCTGCATCAGCATGGATGGGGTCAGGTCATTGGCGCTTTGTGGGCCGCCAAGTACCACAACGGCTTTATAGCTTCGTGGATCCGGGAAGCTGTCACCCGCAGCAAGATCCACGACGTGCGATGTGAAATCCTTGTCAGAAAGAGCAGTTTCAATCAGTCCCGGAGCCTCGTGGGTGATGTTTTTGACGATCAGGAGAGGCTTTTTCATAGGGGATGTAAGTTACTTTACTGGTTCAATTCGGCATCAATACAGGTTTTTTTTTCAATATCTTTTTTCGAAGATTAAAAAAAATACAACAAAAGCTGATGAAACTCTTGATTCAAATGACTTAAGATTCTTATATATTTCCAGATAATTTTTTTTCTTGATATGAAGATTCAGTACAGTGTGTTGTGCTTTTTTTAATTTTCGCTACAGATTCCATGTTGATTTATCTAATGAAATCATCCCTACATGAAAAGAACTATCAGTATTGTAAAGAAGATCTTTAAGAGCGCAGCTTTTTTCAGCCTTTTCTCTTCCGGAACTATGGTGGCCTATGGGGCGGATTCAGTTGTTACTGCACGCATTCAGCCGACGGGTCTGGTTGCCGACAATAAAATAATCATTGATGGTTCCCCCTCTGCCGGTCTTGTCGCCAATGTTTTTGCGATGGATTTTCTGAAAACCGAAGGCATTGTTGTGAAGGTCAATGAGAGTGACTCCGAGCGGGGGATCTACAGCCTGATCTATAAAAATTGTGACATTGCCACGACCGCAAGACCTATGCGCCCCCAGGAGCTGGCCGAGGCCAAACGGGAGGGTGTAAAACCAGTTCAGAACGTGCTTGCCCATGATGCTATCGTTATGGTCGTGCACCCGGCTAATACGCTCTCCGGTTTAACAATTGACCAGATTCGCAAAATTTATACCGGGACCTATACCAACTGGAGCCAGCTTGGCGGGCCGAATCGTCCGATTGTGCTGCTTCAGCGCGAGAATAAAAGTGGTACACAGGAGACCTTTACTGACGTTGTGATGGGAAAAACACCGATTTCAATGAGAGCGGTAACCCTCTTCAACAATCGCGAAATCATCGGACGCATTGCTTCTACACCCAACGCCATTGGCATGATCGGGCGCGGGTGGATTGATAACTCGGTCAAAACGCTTCTCGTCAATGGCGTGGATCACTCGCCGACAACCATCAAGGACAAGAGCTATCCGCTTCACCGGCTCCTCTACATGTATACAAATGGTCAGCCGACCGGCGTACTGAAACGGTTTGTGGAGTACTCAACAACACCTGATGGCCAGAGAGCACTCAGCGAAAACGGTTTTATCGCAGAAAACCGGTAAATGAGATGGATCTGAACAACTTTTACCATACGTTTTAACAAAGAAGCCCGTGCCAGCGGGCTTCTTTCCGCTGTAACTCCTCCGTTGTCAACGAGTAATCCTCTCCCCCGATAGTTGTAATTGTAACAAGAATTTCTTGTGATTGAATTATGAGAGCTCATTGTGTGTTCTCTCTTTTACAATTGCTCTTCACACGCCATGCTCTTTATTAATAAAATCTTCCGTTCATGACAAGAACTATCAGTTTTATTAAGAGGATAGGTATCGGTGCGGCTCTCTTCAGCATGTTCACTTCAGTAGATGTAGATGCCCGCAACAAAGCGATTACCTCCGGACTGGTATCCGATAATAAAATCATTGCAGACGGGGCTCCTTCAGCCGGTCTTATTGCCAATCTCTTTGCGCTTGATTTCCTCAAAACGGATGGCATCGTTGTCAGAGTCAATGAGAGTGACTCTGAACGGGGGCTCTACGGCCTGATCTACAAAAATTGTGACATTGCCACGACGACCAGGCTGTTGCACGATCAAGAGCTGGCCGAGGCAAGGAGTCAGGGTGTGAATCCGGTTCCGCACACGGTTGCACTGGGTGCGATCGTTATTGTGGTTCATCCCGCTAATTCCATAAAAGAGTTGAGTATCGATCAGATTCGCAATATCTATTCAGGAGCCTATACCAACTGGAAGGAGGTTGGGGGAAAGGATCGCCCGATTGTGCTGCTTCAGCGGGAGCAAGGGAGCGGTACTGAGGAGACCTTCAACGACATCGTTATGGGAAAAACCCCCTTGTCTATGAAGGTTATAACGCTCTTCAACAATCGCGAAATCAGAAGCAGGGTCAACGAAACTCCGAATGCAATAGGATATATCGGGCACGGCTGGATTGATAGTTCAGTCAAAGCGCTTCTGGTTAATGGTATCGATCACACTCCCGAAACCATCAAAGATGGCACCTATCCACTTTGCAGGCCGCTTTATATGTACACAAACGGGAAGCCTTTCGGTGTTCTCCAGCGATTTGTTGAGTACTCAAAAACGTACGAAGGCCAAAAAGCGGTCATTGAAAACGGTTATGTCTCCGCTGACTGAGTGCTTTTGAACGTGCTCCGCTCAGGCAAAAATTTTTCCGGATCAGGAATTTTGATTAATTGAAAGGCAGAACGCGGTTTGTTTTTTTAATAAAACGGGTTGTTTCATGAAAAAAACTCTCAGTGTTATCAGGAGCATGTTGTTACGTGCTCTCCTCTTCAGCATTGGTGCTGCCGGAACGCTCAAAGCCGAGAGTTTTGAGATAGGAACGCCCGCCTCTCCAACCGGTCTTGTTTCCGGTAACTCCATTGTTATAGACGGAGCCCCTTCACCCGGTCTTATCGCCAACCTTTTTGCCTTTGATTTTCTCAAAAGTGATGGAGTTATTGTCAGAGTCAATGAGAGTGACTCTGAACGGGGCATATACACGCTGCTCTACAAAAATTGTGACATTGCCAGCACGACAAGGTTGATGAACGATAAAGAGCTGGCCGAGGCAAGGGCTCTGGGGGTAAATCCGGTTCCGCACACGGTTGCCCTGGGCGCGATCGTCATGGTCGTCCATCCGGGTAATTCTCTGAAAAGTTTGACAATTGATCAACTCCGCAAAATCTATTCAGGAGCCTATACCAACTGGAAGGAGGTTGGGGGAAAGGATCGACCGATTGTGCTGCTTCAGCGGGAGCAGGGGAGCGGTACGGTGGAGACCTTCAACGACATCGTTATGGGAAAAACACCCTTGTCAATGAAGGTTATAACGCTCTTCAACAATCGCGAAATCAGAAGCCGCATCAATCTGACACCGAATGCGATAGGATATATCGGACACAGCTGGATAGATAAATCAGTCAAACCGCTTCTGGTCAATGGTATCGATCACACGTCCTATACCATAAAAAACGAGATCTATCCTCTTTGCAGAAAACTCTACATGTACACGAATGGTAAGCCCTTCGGCGTACTCAAGCGGTTTGTTGAGTACTCGTCAACCGCAGAAGGCAAGGAGAGGCTCACTGAAAACGGCTTTATCCCGGTTGATTGAGTATGTGTGAGGCTCCTGTGATTCGCTCTGTGTTGCATCTTTTGCTCCTGTTGACGTTTGCGGGGCTGCCTCTACCTTCCCGTGCGGCAGAGTGGGGAGCCCTTACACAACCGATTGGAACCCGAAACACCCCTTTTCTTGTCGACCCGGCACTGCTCAATGCCGCTTACGCTGCAGACAAAGGGCCCTGGGCACTGACCACCAGCGTGACCAGCATTACAACAACGACGCCCCAGTTTTTTATCCGTTTTTATAATCCTTCAGCTTCATCAAACGCTTCCGGTCAGGAGGGAAGCTGGGTGATGCGCATCAGCTCTGTTCGCGGCTTGAGTGCTCAAAAAATCCGCGATCTCTTTGCCCTGCCGAACACACCCTCCATGATGACGCTTGGTTTATCCGTCACCGGCGAATCATTCTATACCGGCATTGCCGGTCCGATTGAGGGATGGGGAGATGGCGGCGGCCAGCAATCACAGGCAAACGGCGGCCCCTATACCATTTTTTTTAATGCGCAACCGGTGATGGATGCGGCGCTCTCCTACCAGAGCGTGGCAGATACCGATAATGGTCGTAAAATTGGAGCTTACCTTGACTCGTCTATACCTGCGGCATACTCTGATATGGAAACGGTTTACAATACGCTCGACGTGCTCTGTAATCCCGCGAGTCGCGACCTGTTCAACAGCGCACTTGGTACGCTTACGGCTCAACGCTTTGATAACCTTGCCTCCTCGGCACACTATGCTGTGGAGCTGCAAAATCAAGCCACAGACGACCGTATCGACCGATTTGTAGTGAACAATGCAACGCCCGGTTTCTGGATAAAAGCCGCAAGGAGTTTTCAGCACTCGCCCGACTCGGGATATGACGGCGATATCAATGCGATGATTCTCGGTTTCGACAGAAAGAGTTCCGATCGTACGCTGTCAGGGATCTCGCTTGCATGGATGCATGGTACCGTTTACTGGGCTGACAACGGCGGGCAGGCGGTTGCGGACTATTACCGGGCAGAGGCCTATTCGGCAGTGCTTATCGACCGGGCATTTCTGCAGGGGGAGGTGAGTGTGGGTTCAGTGGCGGAAGAGACATCGCGAAATATCGCTATCGGTACCCTCTATCTGCCCTCTTTGCATGGACCCCTGCTCTCTCCGCTCAGCGGCATAGCAAGAACAGCAAATGCTGATTATAAAGGATGGAATGCGGATATCGGCTTGCGTGCAGGTGTTCTGGTTAATGCCGGTATGCTGAACATCCGCCCCTCTTTCGGTTTCGGGTGGCTTTATCAGTCAAGAAACAGTTTTACTGAAACCGGAGCCGAAAGTCTGAACCTGACTGTCGCAGCCGCTCATGCCGCGACCCTGCATGGCAGGGCGGATGTGCGCTTTGAAAGAGCGATCCTGCTGGATGGACAGAAAACAATTACCCCCTATGTCGTAATCGGTTGGGCCTTTGCCAAACGTCTTGATGCACAGGAGGTTACCGCCTCCATGAACGGCAGGAGTGACTTTTTTACAACATCGGCAGCTATCGGAACCACTCAAATGTTTACGGGCAGGGCAGGTATTGAAACAGCGCTCTCCAGGGAGTTTTTTATTTCCGCAGAGGGATTTCGTCAGGCGCAGTCGGGTAACCGGCAATCAGGTTTCGCTGTTGCAATGAATTACCTGTTTTGACGTCTTGTGATGGCGTATTATTTTTTTTAGTGCATGAGCATAAAAAAGGATAAGTTTCAAGGTGGTTAATGAGGCTATGTGGAGTGGTAACGG
It encodes:
- the nifV gene encoding homocitrate synthase, whose amino-acid sequence is MHTSGSIPSKSGIRPWIIDTTLRDGEQAPGVVFSSAEKMEIALELADTGVNELEVGYPAISEEERQSIRKIVSRQLPLRLSSWARAKWQDIEDACRCGTEGVHISFPVSALYLQLMEKDYAWVQQQLHELVPKAKKYFTYVTVGAQDATRAEPELLKQFILDADACGADRIRIADTVGIANPVSVMTLVGLLKSASPAALEFHAHNDLGMATANAFTALEAGCSAVSVSVTGLGERAGNAALEELSVALELSGKYDTRIDMTKLSRLCATVSKASGRVIQDQKPVVGKSAFQHESGIHCAALLKHPLSYQPFLPDQVGREHHELVIGKHSGSAALQHYFSGKGLVITRNEANHLLPIVRTTANEKKRALKAHELERIYSTLAVKQ
- a CDS encoding DUF3592 domain-containing protein; its protein translation is MKVLTIIKYLFTTFGIAMLLGTFWISDNTRTFLSKAVTTEGSVVHLIESWSGSSNISHNSKIYRPVIRFTDGNGSPQVFISSTGSNPPAYSEGEKVELLYLPDDPQKAQINDFFSLWAGSIILGGLGGVFFIIGAGIFLVPMLKGKKNDSLREQGTSVETEFQSVVMNTAVSVNGNCPFQVITQWKNPATSEIHVFKSDNLWYDPTQYIQNRRIRVFIDRSNPKRYCVDLSFLPKLAE
- the corA gene encoding magnesium/cobalt transporter CorA, whose product is MKGKKSLRKVRAAHPTVKPIKKVMRNISKTIGQPAGTLQHIGEQKTDFPAITVFGYDSDHEFHMPLKSIAECAELKDKQKVLWVNIDGLHDVSVIEALGKLFDIHPLTLEDILHTEQRSKIEDFEHYLFLVFRALDYDAQTGEITEEQMSLVIGSNFVLTFQEKPGDMFDALRARITSTGTSIRKRGADYLAYALIDAIVDSYFVILEQLESRIELLDQELFETSGRDTFESIYLLKKELILLRKSVRPMREIINSISREHYTVIDDEATWPFFRDVYDNVIFINETIETYRDIVIGMYDTWLAIVNNRMNEIMKVLTTIATVFMPLSFIAGVYGMNFRSMPGLEWQWGFFVLLGFMGMIVAGMMVYFRTRKWF
- the rnr gene encoding ribonuclease R; the protein is MARQQRFNRKSKSPVAGKRSRQTSSHTGERVRANDHILINEFLFRRGESSLAAEIITFFTDHEGERFRSVDLAKVLGYTESKQLPGFWYVLHKLQEEGTVDKDSNRCYGMSGVDAATYEDHLVHIKPFPVPGKEQYKVDKSYTGRLITHPNGYGFIDVEGFDDDVFIKAGDLNFSIHGDEVEVLVTKVPDTYSSKSTPHQRCEGLVQRVISRRITTIVGTLVKSGRRFTLKADERKLLPEIVVPIRLSAKAKAGQKVLVGELDFTGEGVIQAKVLEVLGQAGDSSVEVSAIARSKGIDETFDKQIVDFASSIREGITEKDLEGRLDIRDKVVFTIDPVDAKDFDDALSVETLEDGLYRIGVHIADVSHYVPENSPLDREALKRATSVYLVDRVIPMLPSRLSEEICSLNPGVDRMAFSVFFTMTGEGEVRKHEFQKTVIHSKRRYAYEDVEEILKKGKGDFSDELKLLDRISVLLREKRFKHGGLDFETEEVRFKLGSKGEPLEVMRKERLGSHRLIEEFMLLANRKVAEYLTRTFKENKKEAQPVIYRVHGSPQQEKVIILSNFVKRFGFDLKLNRGKEGPIVTAKALRQLLQQVKGTNVEFLVSELVLRSMSKAVYTGDNLGHFGLGFEHYTHFTSPIRRYPDLIVHRLLFEYEGLRKKRRKITSARLAELTDKIQTVCQISNEREKSAVEAERESIKLKQVEYMASHVGKVYPGVISGATDYGIYVRMVDFAIEGMVHMRNLTDDYYEYDEATYSLVGKRRKKRLQIGQRVKVMVHSVDIQRRTIDLAIDDSKSDTKSAES